A window of the Streptomyces sp. NBC_00454 genome harbors these coding sequences:
- a CDS encoding TetR/AcrR family transcriptional regulator has protein sequence MNYGNQDRRDRLRDAAVAVLADAGGRGLTHRAVDAAADVPLGTAKNYFPTRDALLRAVAERCVEQYRALAALLAGSGPGPADRAGLAALLAGLLRDVSGPGRPRMVAYLELQSEATRRPWLAALLDPIAASDFAAYGQLLRTAGMPSGPEQARALTLALHGAVLHLLTGAPGTLAAAGLDDLDAFARAALASVCPEGREGCEGRDPKEGEA, from the coding sequence GTGAACTACGGGAACCAGGACCGGAGAGACCGGCTGCGCGACGCGGCCGTCGCGGTGCTCGCGGACGCGGGCGGCCGCGGGCTGACGCACCGGGCCGTCGACGCGGCGGCCGACGTACCGCTCGGCACGGCCAAGAACTACTTCCCGACCCGCGACGCGCTCCTGCGGGCGGTCGCCGAGCGCTGCGTGGAGCAGTACCGGGCGCTCGCCGCCCTTCTCGCGGGTTCCGGTCCGGGCCCGGCGGACCGGGCCGGGCTCGCCGCACTGCTCGCCGGGCTGCTGCGCGACGTGTCCGGACCGGGCCGGCCGCGCATGGTGGCGTACCTGGAGCTCCAGTCCGAGGCGACCCGGCGGCCCTGGCTGGCCGCACTCCTGGATCCGATCGCCGCGTCGGACTTCGCCGCGTACGGGCAGCTGCTGCGAACAGCCGGAATGCCGTCCGGTCCGGAGCAGGCCCGCGCCCTCACCCTCGCGCTGCACGGAGCCGTCCTCCACCTCCTGACCGGCGCCCCGGGCACACTGGCCGCGGCCGGGCTCGACGACCTGGACGCCTTCGCCCGCGCCGCGCTGGCCTCCGTATGCCCCGAAGGCCGCGAGGGCTGCGAAGGCCGCGACCCGAAGGAAGGTGAGGCATGA
- a CDS encoding ADP-ribosylglycohydrolase family protein codes for MTTRLDRAVGAVLGSAAGDALGAPYEFGPAGQLSARGEEMRGGGGWDPGEATDDTQMAVLVGESLLERGALDLPDVFDRFRRWAAGDPKDIGLQTEDVLTNGEAWDLAAALHFQINVRAAGNGSLMRASTSAVYFAPAGREATMDAARRIAALTHGDRAAWEGTAILHELVRVALDGADPLAALPATLEAVHPDHRERYARVLAPDWHPELATEFNGAVWPCLGSAVWALRTTSGFADAVRAAVDLGGDTDTVAAVTGILAGARYGRGAIPDSWTTPLHVPLPGFGDRTLDAAGLRDLAGRLAEAGGAAVAEQG; via the coding sequence ATGACCACCCGACTCGACCGTGCCGTGGGAGCCGTGCTCGGCTCGGCTGCCGGTGACGCTCTCGGCGCGCCCTACGAGTTCGGCCCCGCCGGGCAGTTGAGTGCCCGCGGCGAGGAGATGCGCGGGGGCGGCGGCTGGGATCCGGGCGAGGCGACCGACGACACGCAGATGGCGGTCCTGGTCGGCGAATCCCTGCTGGAGCGCGGCGCGCTCGACCTGCCGGACGTCTTCGACCGGTTCCGCCGCTGGGCGGCCGGGGACCCGAAGGACATCGGGCTCCAGACGGAGGACGTGCTGACGAACGGCGAGGCCTGGGACCTGGCCGCGGCTCTGCACTTTCAGATCAACGTCCGGGCCGCCGGCAACGGTTCCCTGATGCGGGCCTCCACCTCGGCGGTGTACTTCGCGCCGGCCGGGCGGGAGGCCACGATGGACGCGGCCCGGCGGATCGCGGCGCTCACCCACGGGGACCGGGCCGCCTGGGAGGGTACGGCGATCCTGCACGAGCTCGTCCGGGTGGCCCTGGACGGAGCCGATCCACTGGCCGCGCTTCCCGCGACCCTGGAGGCCGTGCATCCGGACCACCGCGAGCGGTACGCCCGGGTCCTCGCCCCGGACTGGCACCCGGAGCTCGCCACCGAGTTCAACGGGGCGGTCTGGCCGTGCCTGGGCTCGGCGGTGTGGGCGCTGCGCACCACGAGCGGCTTCGCGGATGCCGTACGGGCCGCCGTGGACCTGGGCGGCGACACCGACACGGTGGCCGCGGTCACCGGCATCCTGGCCGGGGCCCGCTACGGCCGAGGGGCGATCCCGGACTCCTGGACGACCCCGCTGCACGTCCCCCTGCCGGGCTTCGGAGACCGCACCCTGGACGCGGCCGGCCTGCGCGACCTGGCCGGACGCCTCGCGGAGGCGGGCGGCGCAGCCGTAGCCGAGCAGGGCTAG
- a CDS encoding glutamate racemase: protein MKIALMDSGIGLLAAAAAMRRLRPDAELVLSCDPDGMPWGPRTPQDLTGRALDVARAAAAHRPDALIVACNTASVHALPALRAELEPAIPVIGTVPAIKPAALSGGRVAIWATPATTGSPYQRGLIRDFAEGARVTEVPCPGLADAVEAADEAAVVRAVAAAAALTPADVTDVVLGCTHYELVEAPIRAALAARTGGARLVYHGSAEPVAVQALRRLGARPEPGLPRTGSLTVLLSGRPGALPGAALTYVEGRLLAGQNAAVGG from the coding sequence GTGAAGATCGCCCTCATGGACTCCGGCATCGGCCTCCTCGCGGCGGCCGCCGCGATGCGGCGGCTGCGGCCGGACGCCGAGCTGGTGCTGTCGTGCGACCCCGACGGAATGCCCTGGGGTCCGCGGACCCCGCAGGACCTCACCGGGCGGGCGCTCGACGTCGCCCGCGCCGCCGCCGCGCACCGGCCGGACGCGCTGATCGTGGCCTGCAACACCGCCTCCGTCCACGCGCTGCCGGCGCTGCGCGCGGAGCTGGAGCCCGCGATCCCGGTCATCGGGACCGTGCCGGCGATCAAGCCCGCCGCGCTCTCCGGAGGGCGAGTGGCCATCTGGGCCACCCCCGCCACCACCGGCAGCCCCTACCAGCGCGGTCTCATCCGGGACTTCGCCGAGGGGGCCCGGGTCACCGAGGTGCCCTGCCCCGGACTGGCCGACGCCGTCGAGGCCGCCGACGAGGCCGCCGTCGTACGGGCCGTGGCCGCAGCCGCCGCGCTCACCCCGGCCGACGTCACCGACGTGGTGCTCGGCTGCACGCACTACGAGCTGGTCGAAGCCCCCATCCGAGCCGCCCTCGCGGCGCGCACCGGTGGCGCCCGTCTCGTCTACCACGGCTCCGCCGAGCCCGTAGCCGTGCAGGCGCTGCGCCGCCTCGGAGCCCGGCCCGAACCGGGCCTGCCGCGCACCGGCAGCCTGACCGTCCTGCTCAGCGGCCGTCCGGGCGCCCTTCCGGGAGCCGCCCTCACCTATGTCGAAGGCCGCCTCCTGGCCGGTCAGAACGCGGCCGTCGGGGGCTGA